Proteins encoded within one genomic window of Triticum aestivum cultivar Chinese Spring chromosome 2D, IWGSC CS RefSeq v2.1, whole genome shotgun sequence:
- the LOC123049973 gene encoding uncharacterized protein, with translation MGSAGATLVRFLLLASIVAGFAAHLAAGEKDCYDERDSVIRMCKWTIKKGSPYLTPDMPCRLEARKVDMPCICRVLTAADERIISPEKLVRCSREAGVALPVGSKCGTYTIVAPAPPCAHA, from the exons ATGGGAAGCGCCGGAGCCACCCTCGTCCGCTTCCTGCTGTTGGCGTCGATCGTGGCCGGGTTCGCGGCGCATCTCGCCGCGGGGGAGAAGGACTGCTACGACGAGAGGGACAGCGTCATCCGCATGTGCAAGTGGACCATCAAGAAGGGGAGCCCCTACCTGACCCCAGACATGCCCTGCCGCCTCGAGGCGAGGAAGGTGGACATGCCCTGCATCTGCCGCGTgctcaccgccgccgacgagcggaTCATCAGCCCCGAGAAGCTCGTACGCTGCTCCCGCGAAGCCGGCGTCGCCCTCCCCGTCGGGAGCAAATGCGGGA CCTACACAATCGTGGCGCCAGCGCCGCCATGCGCGCATGCGTGA